A single Amphiura filiformis chromosome 8, Afil_fr2py, whole genome shotgun sequence DNA region contains:
- the LOC140159498 gene encoding uncharacterized protein, which translates to MDELNRTIIQLCQNNPGAAIWISGDINLPDIDWSTGSIISHQYRISINESFLQVMDRAGLDQLIDFPTRGDNILDVIVTNRPSLVNRCSGLPGLSDHDVIYMDVNVRAHRRKPVRRKILLWKRADLDAIRDRIKKWASHFTSEFTTSTPVEELANAIQHELERVIEDCVPSKLSSTRHNQPWFNSSTKRATRRKARAYRKARKTNKERDWLRFKHLKKESQKTCRRSYNKYIYDIVHSDPSSRRNKRLGALIKSKRCDQMGVAPLKEGGFLHSDPKTKAAILNRQFTSVFSVDDGSTVPDLDHKQHPSMDSITVDRNGVTKLLRNLKPFSASGPNGIPTKLLKETAEEISPVVTLLFQASIDQGKVPSLDKQDITNCTYITNLKIAIMQK; encoded by the coding sequence ATGGACGAATTGAACCGTACCATCATTCAATTGTGCCAGAACAACCCAGGAGCTGCGATTTGGATATCTGGCGATATTAATCTTCCAGACATTGACTGGAGCACCGGCAGCATCATCTCGCATCAGTACAGAATCTCAATAAATGAGTCCTTCCTCCAAGTCATGGATCGTGCAGGACTCGACCAGTTGATCGATTTCCCAACACGAGGCGATAATATCCTGGACGTTATAGTGACTAATAGACCCTCCCTGGTTAACAGATGCTCGGGTTTACCAGGCCTAAGCGACCATGATGTCATCTATATGGATGTTAATGTAAGGGCTCACAGAAGAAAGCCAGTTCGCCGCAAGATCCTGTTGTGGAAAAGAGCTGACCTTGACGCCATACGTGACAGAATCAAGAAATGGGCCAGTCATTTCACGTCTGAGTTTACTACTTCCACCCCAGTAGAGGAATTAGCCAATGCCATTCAACACGAGTTGGAACGAGTCATAGAGGACTGTGTGCCTTCGAAATTGAGCTCAACCAGACACAACCAACCTTGGTTTAACTCCAGCACTAAGCGGGCCACCAGACGCAAGGCACGAGCCTATCGTAAAGCTCGTAAAACCAACAAGGAGAGGGATTGGCTTCGATTCAAACATCTAAAGAAAGAATCCCAGAAGACATGCCGAAGGTCATACAACAAGTACATCTATGACATAGTGCACAGTGATCCTAGCAGTAGGCGTAATAAGAGGCTTGGCGCCCTTATTAAGTCGAAGAGATGTGACCAGATGGGCGTTGCTCCACTGAAGGAAGGTGGGTTCTTACACTCTGACCCCAAGACCAAAGCTGCTATACTCAACCGGCAGTTTACATCTGTGTTTTCTGTTGACGACGGCTCTACTGTACCTGACCTTGATCACAAACAACATCCCTCCATGGATAGCATCACCGTAGACAGGAATGGTGTTACCAAGCTGCTCAGAAACCTGAAGCCCTTCTCAGCATCTGGACCCAATGGCATACCAACAAAGCTACTGAAAGAAACAGCTGAAGAAatctctcctgtagtgactcttcTATTTCAAGCTTCCATCGATCAAGGCAAGGTTCCATCCCTGGATAAACAAGATATAACCAACTGTACATACATAACAAACCTTAAAATAGCAATTATGCAGAAATGA